The following proteins are co-located in the Palaemon carinicauda isolate YSFRI2023 chromosome 30, ASM3689809v2, whole genome shotgun sequence genome:
- the LOC137623601 gene encoding uncharacterized protein, with translation MFSVLRRRTVICSRVENENSVTCSCVLKQVSVTRSHEDSVTCSRIKKEDSVTCSCVKENSVTCSRVKKEDSVTCSRVKGDSITRSRVKEESVTYSCVKKDDSVTCSRVKEEDSEDSVTCSRVKKEESVTCSRVKKDSVTCPCVKKDSVTLSRGKGDSVTCSCVKEESVTCFRIKKEDSVTCSHIKKEDSVTCSRIKKEDSVTCSRVKEASVTWSRVKKEGSVTCPRVKKEGSGTCPRVKEDSVTCSLVKKDSVKSELIGQSGYVQTVPLPNLVGNINGH, from the exons ATGTTCTCCGTGTTGAGGAGGAGGACTGTAATATGTTCTCGGGTTGAGAATGAGAACTCCGTAACATGTTCTTGTGTTTTGAAGCAGGTCTCTGTAACACGTTCTCAC GAGGATTCTGTAACATGTTCTCGTATTAAGAAGGAGGACTCTGTAACTTGTTCTTGTGTTAAAGAAAACTCTGTAACATGTTCTCGTGTTAAGAAGGAGGACTCTGTAACATGTTCTCGTGTTAAGGGTGATTCTATAACACGTTCTCGTGTTAAGGAGGAATCTGTAACATATTCTTGTGTTAAAAAGGACGACTCTGTAACATGTTCTCGTGTTAAGGAGGAGGACTCT GAGGACTCTGTAACATGTTCTCGTGTTAAGAAGGAGGAATCTGTAACATGTTCTCGTGTTAAGAAGGACTCTGTAACATGTCCTTGTGTTAAGAAGGACTCTGTAACATTGTCTCGTGGTAAGGGGGATTCTGTAACATGTTCTTGTGTTAAGGAGGAGTCTGTAACATGTTTTCGTATTAAGAAGGAGGACTCTGTAACATGTTCTCATATTAAGAAGGAGGACTCTGTAACATGTTCTCGTATTAAGAAGGAGGATTCTGTAACATGTTCTCGTGTTAAGgaggcctctgtaacatggtctcgGGTTAAGAAGGAGGGCTCTGTAACATGTCCTCGTGTTAAGAAGGAGGGCTCTGGAACATGTCCTCGTGTTAAGGAGGACTCTGTAACCTGTTCTCTTGTTAAGAAGGACTCAGTGAAGTCAGAGCTCATCGGTCAATCCGGCTACGTCCAAACCGTACCACTCCCCAACTTGGTTGGTAATATTAATGGGCATTGA